One window of the Fundidesulfovibrio putealis DSM 16056 genome contains the following:
- a CDS encoding PAS domain S-box protein translates to MALNDRTHFPGRILFPASAGLCLCAVSRKAQAQAAPPLAYAEGHWPPEAFALTGVLLLAVAILLILLLRARRTVASLRISEERYRILMDQVEAVSIQGYSSDGIVSYWNDSSETIYGYTREEALGKNLVDLIIPPPMREEVRKAILQMGETGQPLPASELILMHKDGSDVPVFSTHSVVTTADGETVQYCLDVDLSALKDAEKALRASEERFRLLVENAGDAIYLTDMRGRILEVNPEAERQTGFGREELLGMNMMDLDETQSPEALAAFARSISSERRACFETRHRRKDGGSFPVDLRVVFLEVGAQKYVLGLARDITTRKRDEELITEANKTLTTILDGLCAAVNVVDIETHEILFMNKAMKETFRRDCTGETCYRSFREREAVCDNCWVPGACPSGEPPDEMVVWEDMNPVTGLWGLNHDRALRWIDGRMVRVQVTIDISERKRAEERMEASLHEKEILLREIHHRVKNNLQIISSLLNLQKQAVANPTAQSVLDESRGRIASMAMIHEQLYRSRDFAGLDVGEYLGQFLPRLVSACKGDREISLVLETAEIPLSLEQAIPFGLILNELATNAIKHGFRRRTRGTLHVAAALVDGEVLVEVEDDGEGMPPGVSLSAPDTLGLQLVVSLAEQLKGRVSVDSPNGVRFRLRFPVVRNGLGPD, encoded by the coding sequence ATGGCGCTCAATGACAGGACGCACTTTCCGGGCAGGATTCTGTTCCCGGCTTCGGCAGGATTGTGTCTGTGCGCCGTATCCCGGAAGGCACAGGCGCAGGCCGCGCCGCCCCTTGCGTATGCCGAAGGCCACTGGCCTCCCGAAGCCTTTGCCCTGACGGGGGTGCTGCTCCTGGCCGTGGCGATCCTCCTGATACTGCTCCTGCGCGCACGGCGCACCGTGGCGAGCCTGCGCATCAGCGAGGAGCGCTACCGCATCCTCATGGATCAGGTGGAGGCGGTCTCCATCCAGGGCTATTCGTCGGACGGGATCGTCAGCTATTGGAACGACTCGTCGGAAACCATCTACGGCTACACCCGTGAGGAGGCGCTGGGGAAGAACCTGGTGGACCTCATCATCCCGCCCCCCATGCGCGAGGAGGTCCGCAAGGCCATTCTCCAGATGGGGGAGACGGGCCAGCCTCTGCCCGCCTCGGAACTGATCCTCATGCACAAGGACGGCTCGGACGTCCCGGTCTTCTCGACCCACAGCGTGGTGACCACTGCCGACGGCGAAACCGTCCAGTATTGCCTGGATGTGGACTTAAGCGCGCTGAAGGACGCCGAAAAGGCCCTGCGCGCAAGCGAGGAACGCTTCCGCCTGCTGGTGGAGAACGCGGGGGACGCCATCTACCTGACCGACATGCGCGGGCGAATCCTCGAAGTGAACCCGGAGGCGGAGCGCCAGACAGGTTTCGGTCGGGAAGAGCTGCTTGGCATGAATATGATGGATCTCGACGAGACGCAGTCCCCCGAGGCGCTGGCGGCGTTCGCGCGCAGCATCTCAAGCGAACGTCGGGCCTGCTTCGAAACGCGGCACCGCCGAAAGGACGGCGGCAGCTTCCCCGTGGACCTGCGCGTGGTGTTCCTGGAAGTGGGAGCTCAAAAGTACGTCCTGGGCCTGGCCCGCGACATCACCACCCGCAAGCGCGACGAGGAACTGATCACCGAGGCCAACAAGACCCTGACCACCATCCTGGACGGCCTGTGCGCGGCGGTGAACGTGGTGGACATCGAGACACACGAGATCCTCTTCATGAACAAGGCCATGAAGGAGACCTTCCGGCGCGACTGCACCGGCGAGACCTGCTACCGCTCCTTCCGGGAGCGGGAAGCCGTCTGCGACAACTGCTGGGTTCCGGGAGCCTGCCCGAGCGGCGAGCCGCCGGACGAAATGGTGGTCTGGGAGGACATGAACCCGGTGACGGGCCTGTGGGGCCTGAACCACGACAGGGCCCTGCGCTGGATCGACGGGCGCATGGTGCGCGTGCAGGTGACCATCGACATCTCCGAGCGCAAACGCGCCGAGGAGCGCATGGAGGCCTCGTTGCATGAAAAGGAGATCCTGCTGCGCGAGATTCATCACCGGGTGAAGAACAACCTTCAGATCATATCCAGCCTCCTGAACCTCCAGAAGCAGGCCGTGGCCAATCCCACCGCACAGAGCGTGCTGGACGAGAGCCGGGGGCGCATCGCCTCCATGGCCATGATCCATGAGCAGCTGTACCGGTCCAGGGACTTCGCCGGGCTGGACGTGGGGGAGTACCTGGGGCAGTTCCTGCCCCGGCTGGTGTCGGCCTGCAAGGGCGACAGGGAAATCTCCCTGGTGCTGGAGACGGCGGAAATCCCCCTGAGCCTGGAGCAGGCCATTCCTTTCGGGCTTATCCTGAACGAGCTGGCCACCAACGCCATCAAGCATGGCTTCCGCAGACGCACGCGCGGGACCCTGCATGTGGCCGCCGCCCTGGTGGACGGCGAGGTGCTGGTGGAGGTCGAGGACGACGGAGAGGGCATGCCGCCCGGGGTGAGTCTCTCCGCGCCGGACACCCTGGGCTTGCAGCTGGTGGTGTCCCTGGCGGAGCAGCTTAAAGGGCGCGTGAGCGTGGACTCTCCGAACGGGGTGCGTTTCAGGCTGCGATTCCCGGTGGTCCGAAACGGCCTGGGGCCGGACTGA
- a CDS encoding YajQ family cyclic di-GMP-binding protein: MPSFDAVSKVDLQEVDNAVNNTVKEIATRFDFKGSKTEISLDKKTKVLSVVTESEMRAKAVRDMLIGNFVKRKVDTKSVEFGDPKPAGGSLMRLECKIKEGIEKDVAKKITNLIKESKLKVQAQIMDDLVRVTGKKIDDLQAVMNLLNGADLPTPIQYVNMKS; this comes from the coding sequence ATGCCCTCGTTCGATGCCGTCAGCAAGGTGGACCTTCAGGAAGTGGACAACGCCGTGAACAACACCGTCAAGGAGATCGCCACCCGCTTCGACTTCAAGGGGTCGAAGACCGAGATCAGCCTGGACAAGAAGACCAAGGTGCTGTCCGTGGTCACCGAAAGCGAGATGCGCGCCAAGGCCGTGCGCGACATGCTCATCGGCAACTTCGTCAAGCGCAAGGTGGACACCAAGAGCGTCGAGTTCGGCGACCCCAAGCCCGCCGGTGGCTCGCTGATGCGCCTTGAATGCAAGATAAAGGAAGGGATCGAGAAGGACGTGGCCAAGAAGATCACCAACCTGATCAAGGAATCCAAGCTGAAGGTGCAGGCGCAGATCATGGACGACCTGGTGCGCGTGACTGGCAAGAAGATCGACGACCTCCAGGCCGTCATGAACCTTCTCAACGGCGCGGACCTGCCCACCCCCATCCAGTACGTGAACATGAAAAGCTAG
- a CDS encoding MBL fold metallo-hydrolase, protein MRVLFCGVGEAFDEAHPNTCLLVEATAQGQRREILLDCGFTAPYAYWRHGPALNASPDGPDLVWISHFHGDHFMGFPALAARMMQAGRTRELLVAGRQGVGMAVTRALDLAYPTLREKLGFTLSYRECEPGEPMELLGLTLTGAYTTHNEPCLALRLEDDAASLYYSGDGAPAPECLALAWGVGLIVQETFSLAPGAVGHGSVEETVELARMANPGALALVHLERTLRSDRMPEVIAALDGAGYVAQAGSIHDVAAS, encoded by the coding sequence GTGCGCGTCCTCTTCTGCGGAGTCGGCGAGGCCTTTGACGAGGCCCACCCCAACACCTGCCTGCTGGTGGAGGCCACGGCCCAGGGCCAGCGGCGCGAAATCCTCCTGGACTGCGGCTTCACGGCCCCCTACGCCTACTGGCGGCACGGACCCGCCCTGAACGCCTCGCCGGACGGGCCGGACCTGGTGTGGATATCGCACTTCCACGGCGACCATTTCATGGGCTTTCCAGCCCTGGCAGCCCGCATGATGCAGGCGGGCCGCACCCGCGAACTCCTGGTGGCAGGCCGCCAGGGCGTGGGCATGGCCGTGACCAGGGCCCTTGATCTTGCCTACCCCACGCTACGCGAGAAGCTCGGGTTCACCCTGTCCTATCGGGAGTGCGAACCCGGCGAACCCATGGAACTTCTGGGCCTTACCCTCACCGGAGCCTACACCACGCACAACGAGCCCTGCCTGGCCCTGCGCCTGGAAGACGACGCGGCGAGCCTCTACTATTCAGGCGACGGCGCGCCCGCCCCGGAATGCCTGGCCTTGGCCTGGGGAGTCGGACTCATCGTGCAGGAGACCTTTTCGCTGGCCCCCGGCGCAGTGGGACACGGCTCCGTGGAGGAGACCGTGGAGCTGGCACGCATGGCCAACCCCGGCGCCCTGGCCCTGGTGCACCTGGAGCGAACGCTTCGCTCCGATCGCATGCCTGAGGTGATCGCCGCCCTGGACGGAGCCGGATACGTGGCCCAGGCCGGAAGCATCCACGACGTAGCCGCCTCCTGA
- a CDS encoding deoxyribodipyrimidine photo-lyase produces the protein MNMRRGRPASQGHEGGGPVLYWMHRDHRLRDNWALLYAASLAASRDRALVAVHCLDPDYPQANAAHFRFLVDGLRELHADFKAANIPFVELMGDPPSRVAQLAGSLDACVLVTDFDPLRHKRRWLAQAGEAVACPVHEVDARNVVPCFVASDKCEYMARTIRPKIHRLLPEFLEPFPGLPPLRPLDAALAKKLPQWSWEQVEQGVPGLSGASRSRYFAAGEAAGAMALDAFTGAGLRGYAEKRNDPSLDGQSGLSPWLHFGMLSAQRAALEAASSRAEAADKEAFLEELIVRRELADNFCLHRQDYDRTSCYPEWARKTLERHADDPRPYIYTREQLEEGETHDPAWNAAQLEMRLTGKMHGYMRMYWGKKILEWTPDAEEAQGVAVELNDRWSLDGRDPNGYAGIAWSIGGVHDRPWMERPVFGQIRYMNYKGLERKFDVRAYVEKIKSLEGRERRKSIDKE, from the coding sequence ATGAACATGCGACGCGGGCGTCCGGCTTCACAGGGACACGAAGGCGGCGGGCCAGTCCTGTACTGGATGCACCGCGACCACAGGCTGCGCGACAACTGGGCGCTTCTCTATGCGGCGTCCCTGGCGGCAAGCCGGGATCGGGCGCTGGTGGCGGTCCACTGCCTGGACCCGGACTACCCGCAGGCCAACGCCGCCCATTTTCGGTTCCTGGTGGATGGGCTCAGGGAACTCCACGCGGACTTCAAGGCCGCGAACATCCCCTTTGTGGAGCTGATGGGCGACCCGCCCTCCCGCGTGGCGCAGCTGGCGGGTTCGCTGGACGCCTGCGTCCTGGTCACGGACTTCGATCCGCTGCGCCACAAGCGGCGCTGGCTGGCCCAGGCCGGGGAGGCCGTGGCCTGTCCGGTGCATGAGGTGGACGCCCGAAACGTGGTCCCCTGCTTTGTGGCCTCGGACAAGTGCGAGTACATGGCCCGCACCATCCGCCCCAAGATCCACAGGCTGCTGCCGGAATTCCTGGAACCGTTCCCCGGTCTTCCCCCGCTGCGGCCTCTGGATGCGGCCCTCGCGAAGAAACTGCCGCAGTGGTCCTGGGAGCAGGTGGAGCAGGGCGTTCCCGGCCTATCCGGGGCGTCCCGCTCACGGTATTTCGCGGCGGGCGAGGCCGCAGGCGCGATGGCCCTGGACGCCTTCACGGGGGCCGGACTGCGCGGGTACGCGGAGAAGCGCAACGACCCATCGCTCGACGGCCAGTCCGGGCTCTCGCCCTGGCTGCACTTTGGGATGCTGTCCGCGCAGCGCGCCGCATTGGAGGCCGCCTCGAGCCGGGCCGAAGCTGCGGACAAGGAGGCCTTCCTGGAGGAGCTGATCGTGCGCCGGGAGCTGGCCGACAACTTCTGCCTGCACCGCCAGGATTACGACCGGACCTCCTGTTATCCCGAGTGGGCCAGAAAGACCCTTGAGCGTCACGCGGACGATCCGCGCCCCTACATTTATACCAGGGAACAGCTTGAGGAAGGGGAAACCCACGACCCTGCCTGGAACGCCGCACAGCTGGAGATGCGGCTCACAGGCAAGATGCACGGCTACATGCGCATGTACTGGGGCAAGAAAATCCTGGAGTGGACTCCGGACGCCGAAGAGGCCCAGGGCGTGGCCGTGGAACTGAACGACCGCTGGTCGCTGGATGGGCGGGACCCCAACGGGTACGCGGGCATCGCCTGGTCAATCGGGGGCGTGCACGACCGGCCCTGGATGGAACGGCCCGTATTCGGACAGATCCGCTACATGAATTACAAGGGACTGGAACGCAAATTCGACGTGCGGGCCTATGTGGAAAAAATCAAGTCTCTAGAAGGCAGGGAGAGGAGAAAGAGTATCGACAAAGAATGA
- a CDS encoding YkgJ family cysteine cluster protein, which produces MEEKTSSGAPVCRRCGRCCESGGPALHRADLPLVEAGVIQRRDLVTLRSGEVVHENVVGGLTTLASEMVKLAGRAAGFSCRFHDVSAKACGIHDSRPVECRALFCEDTSVLESLYRENRATRADMIAPGGGLWELVEFHERTWPAAMAVSLARKAARGDVAARESLAGLASAEAAFREAFRQRAGLADEELDYYFGRSLQRICAPFGNRVSG; this is translated from the coding sequence ATGGAAGAAAAAACAAGCTCCGGAGCGCCGGTTTGTCGCCGATGCGGCCGCTGCTGCGAAAGCGGCGGCCCGGCCCTGCACCGGGCCGATCTGCCCCTGGTCGAGGCCGGAGTGATCCAGCGTCGGGACCTTGTCACCCTGCGCTCCGGCGAGGTCGTGCACGAAAACGTGGTGGGCGGGCTGACCACGCTGGCCTCCGAAATGGTGAAGCTGGCCGGGCGCGCCGCCGGTTTCTCGTGCAGATTCCACGACGTCTCGGCCAAGGCTTGCGGCATCCATGATTCGCGCCCCGTGGAGTGCCGCGCCCTGTTCTGCGAGGACACTTCGGTCCTCGAGAGTCTCTACCGGGAAAACCGTGCCACCAGGGCGGACATGATCGCCCCCGGAGGCGGGCTCTGGGAGCTGGTGGAGTTCCACGAGCGCACCTGGCCCGCAGCCATGGCCGTGAGTCTGGCCAGGAAGGCCGCCAGGGGGGACGTGGCCGCGCGCGAGAGCCTGGCCGGGCTGGCCTCGGCCGAGGCGGCCTTCCGCGAGGCGTTCCGCCAGCGGGCCGGTTTGGCGGACGAGGAGCTGGACTATTATTTCGGCAGGAGCCTTCAGCGCATCTGCGCGCCCTTCGGGAACCGCGTCTCCGGCTGA